One stretch of Bactrocera tryoni isolate S06 unplaced genomic scaffold, CSIRO_BtryS06_freeze2 scaffold_7, whole genome shotgun sequence DNA includes these proteins:
- the LOC120781547 gene encoding uncharacterized protein LOC120781547, which yields MRNSQRRLADWDKFEHFCEFHSRLFPFSSNVRQESSRFQKIIRSAANYSIPQSSPKSAKPAARWWNSELCAFRQQKQFAWHEFKRTRSKANLMQYKKSNAIFRRKAKAAKVLCFQKFTSEINSSSNPKKIWADIRRLSGLTSFSPISLLNSPRGNLLYPQDIALEFALHFSNVFSDSIFSPEFSSSKLTVLSSPYLPPSNLSSSARFLDSDISILELLFALSVVKGKTPL from the exons ATGAGAAACAGTCAACGAAG ACTGGCTGATTGGGATAAGTTTGAACATTTCTGTGAATTTCATTCCCGTCTTTTCCCCTTTTCGTCCAATGTTCGTCAGGAGTCCTcacgttttcaaaaaattatccgttcTGCAGCCAATTATTCCATACCTCAGTCCTCCCCTAAATCAGCCAAACCTGCAGCTCGTTGGTGGAATAGTGAACTTTGTGCGTttaggcaacaaaaacaatttgcttGGCACGAATTCAAGCGCACTCGTTCAAAAGCTAACTTAATGCAATACAAAAAATCTAATGCGATTTTTCGTCGTAAGGCGAAAGCTGCTAAAGTTCTCTGTTTTCAAAAGTTCACTAGCGAAATCAATTCCTCTTCTAACCCAAAAAAGATCTGGGCTGACATAAGGAGACTGTCTGGTTTAACCTCCTTTTCTCCGATTTCTCTCCTCAATTCTCCTCGTGGCAATCTTCTATATCCGCAAGATATAGCCTTAGAATTTGCGCTTCACTTTTCCAACGTTTTCTCGGATTCCATCTTTTCTCCTGAATTTTCCTCCAGCAAACTGACCGTGCTTTCCTCCCCTTACCTGCCTCCCTCGAACTTGTCTTCTTCAGCTAGGTTTTTAGATTCTGATATATCCATTCTTGAACTCCTCTTTGCACTCTCTGTAGTTAAAGGCAAAACCCCATTATAG